From Pan paniscus chromosome 6, NHGRI_mPanPan1-v2.0_pri, whole genome shotgun sequence, one genomic window encodes:
- the OPN1SW gene encoding short-wave-sensitive opsin 1 — MRKMSEEEFYLFKNISSVGPWDGPQYHIAPVWAFYLQAAFMGTVFLIGFPLNAMVLVATLRYKKLRQPLNYILVNVSFGGFLLCIFSVFPVFVASCNGYFVFGRHVCALEGFLGTVAGLVTGWSLAFLAFERYIVICKPFGNFRFSSKHALTVVLATWTIGIGVSIPPFFGWSRFIPEGLQCSCGPDWYTVGTKYRSESYTWFLFIFCFIVPLSLICFSYTQLLRALKAVAAQQQESATTQKAEREVSRMVVVMVGSFCVCYVPYAAFAMYMVNNRNHGLDLRLVTIPSFFSKSACIYNPIIYCFMNKQFQACIMKMVCGKAMTDESDTCSSQKTEVSTVSSTQVGPN; from the exons ATGAGAAAAATGTCAGAGGAAGAGTTTTATCTGTTCAAAAATATCTCTTCAGTGGGGCCGTGGGATGGGCCTCAGTACCACATTGCCCCTGTCTGGGCCTTCTACCTCCAGGCAGCTTTCATGGGCACTGTCTTCCTTATAGGGTTCCCACTCAATGCCATGGTGCTGGTGGCCACACTGCGCTACAAAAAGTTGCGGCAGCCCCTCAACTACATTCTGGTCAACGTGTCATTCGGAGGCTTCCTCCTCTGCATCTTCTCTGTCTTCCCTGTCTTCGTCGCCAGCTGTAACGGATACTTCGTCTTCGGTCGCCATGTTTGTGCTTTGGAGGGCTTCCTGGGCACTGTAGCAG GTCTGGTTACAGGCTGGTCACTGGCCTTCCTGGCCTTTGAGCGCTACATTGTCATCTGTAAGCCCTTCGGCAACTTCCGCTTCAGCTCCAAGCATGCACTGACGGTGGTCCTGGCTACCTGGACCATTGGTATTGGCGTCTCCATCCCACCCTTCTTTGGCTGGAGCCG GTTCATCCCTGAGGGCCTGCAGTGTTCCTGTGGCCCTGACTGGTACACCGTGGGCACCAAATACCGCAGCGAGTCCTATACGTGGTTCCTCTTCATCTTCTGCTTCATTGTGCCTCTCTCCCTCATCTGCTTCTCCTACACTCAGCTGCTGAGGGCCCTGAAAGCT GTTGCAGCTCAGCAGCAGGAGTCAGCTACAACCCAGAAGGCTGAACGGGAGGTGAGCCGCATGGTGGTTGTGATGGTAGGATCCTTCTGTGTCTGCTACGTGCCCTACGCGGCCTTCGCCATGTACATGGTCAACAACCGTAACCATGGGCTGGACTTACGGCTTGTCACCATTCCTTCATTCTTCTCCAAGAGTGCTTGCATCTACAATCCCATCATCTACTGCTTCATGAATAAGCAG TTCCAAGCTTGCATCATGAAGATGGTGTGTGGGAAGGCCATGACAGATGAATCCGACACATGCAGCTCCCAGAAAACAGAAGTTTCTACTGTCTCGTCTACCCAAGTTGGCCCCAACTGA